A part of Streptomyces sp. DSM 40750 genomic DNA contains:
- a CDS encoding SIS domain-containing protein has product MVPVAALASGLYYLYIHTQSHSLRRARIASGQSLPSHREVPHVPSWIRTAVGIVEQIAESQADAIEAAAQIAAGSIADDGVVYTFGTGHSRMPVEEFFPRYGSYPGFQPLVELSMTFHTQVVGANGQRQAMFIERVEGLADQILANFRLRPSDSMFIFSVSGLNAVPIEMAMGAKKAGLPVIAATSLQETHAAEARHPSGSRLADHADVVIDLGSPVGDAICRVTGLDVPVGPVSTFTAIAVVNEIKVRVAELLTERGAMPPVITSSRLVGADRSNELFEGAYLEFARRSAAALRTADGAR; this is encoded by the coding sequence GTGGTGCCGGTCGCCGCCCTAGCGTCCGGCTTGTACTACCTGTATATACATACTCAGTCGCACTCATTACGCAGGGCCCGCATCGCATCGGGCCAGTCTCTGCCCTCGCACCGAGAGGTTCCGCACGTGCCCTCGTGGATCCGTACCGCAGTCGGGATCGTCGAGCAGATTGCCGAGTCCCAGGCCGACGCGATCGAGGCCGCGGCCCAGATCGCCGCCGGGTCGATCGCCGACGACGGCGTCGTCTACACCTTCGGCACCGGTCATTCGCGCATGCCGGTGGAGGAGTTCTTTCCCCGCTACGGCTCCTACCCCGGTTTCCAGCCGCTGGTGGAGCTCTCGATGACGTTCCACACCCAGGTGGTGGGGGCCAACGGACAGCGACAGGCGATGTTCATCGAGCGCGTCGAGGGGCTCGCCGACCAGATCCTGGCCAACTTCCGGCTGCGCCCTTCGGACAGCATGTTCATCTTCAGTGTCAGCGGGCTCAACGCCGTCCCCATCGAAATGGCGATGGGGGCGAAGAAGGCGGGCCTGCCGGTCATCGCGGCCACGTCGCTGCAGGAGACGCACGCCGCCGAAGCTCGGCATCCGAGCGGATCCCGGCTCGCCGACCACGCCGATGTGGTGATCGATCTGGGATCACCGGTCGGCGACGCCATCTGCCGGGTGACCGGCCTGGACGTCCCGGTCGGCCCGGTGAGCACCTTCACCGCGATCGCCGTGGTCAATGAGATCAAGGTCCGGGTCGCAGAGCTGCTGACCGAACGGGGCGCCATGCCGCCGGTCATCACCAGTTCCCGCCTGGTCGGCGCGGACCGCAGCAACGAGTTGTTCGAGGGCGCCTACCTCGAGTTCGCCCGCCGTTCCGCCGCCGC
- a CDS encoding ABC transporter permease: MSISHAPPGSPETDIPDKSDDANGSPGSASSPGLGLDLAPIVPSSSRRTRVPRWLRRTSGPLLLLALWQLLSVTGVLTADVLASPGRTAQVAGDLIGDGSLPAAMGTSLQRVALGLLFGTVVGTGLALVSGLFRVGEDLVDASVQMLRTVPFVGLIPLFIIWFGIGEAPKVAIITLGVSFPLYLNVYAGIRGVDAQLIEAGESLGLSRWGLVRHVVLPGALPGAMTGLRYSLGIAWLALVFAEQINADAGIGFLMVQARDFLRTDVIVVCLIVYAFLGLLADFIVRSLERLLLQWRPTFTGR; this comes from the coding sequence ATGAGCATCAGCCATGCCCCACCCGGCTCACCCGAGACGGATATTCCGGATAAGTCTGATGACGCAAACGGCTCTCCCGGCTCTGCCAGTTCTCCGGGACTCGGTCTCGACCTCGCACCCATCGTCCCCAGTTCCTCCCGCCGCACCCGCGTCCCCCGCTGGCTGCGGCGCACCTCCGGGCCCCTCCTGCTGCTCGCCCTGTGGCAACTCCTCAGCGTCACCGGCGTGTTGACCGCAGACGTCCTCGCCTCTCCGGGGCGGACCGCCCAGGTGGCGGGTGATCTGATCGGCGACGGTTCGCTGCCCGCCGCGATGGGGACGTCATTGCAGCGGGTCGCGCTCGGCCTGTTGTTCGGAACCGTCGTCGGTACCGGACTCGCCCTGGTGTCAGGGCTGTTCCGGGTCGGTGAGGACCTCGTGGACGCCAGTGTGCAGATGCTGCGGACCGTCCCGTTCGTGGGTCTGATCCCGCTGTTCATCATCTGGTTCGGCATCGGCGAGGCCCCGAAGGTCGCGATCATCACCCTCGGTGTGTCGTTCCCGCTCTATCTGAACGTGTACGCCGGGATCCGCGGTGTCGACGCGCAGTTGATCGAGGCCGGGGAGTCGCTCGGGCTGTCGCGCTGGGGTCTCGTACGGCATGTCGTGCTCCCGGGCGCGCTACCGGGTGCCATGACCGGTCTGCGGTACTCCCTCGGCATCGCCTGGCTCGCGCTCGTCTTCGCGGAGCAGATCAACGCGGACGCCGGTATCGGCTTCCTCATGGTGCAGGCGCGGGACTTCCTGCGGACCGACGTGATCGTGGTCTGCCTGATCGTCTATGCCTTCCTCGGCCTGCTCGCCGACTTCATCGTCCGCTCCCTCGAAAGGCTGCTGCTGCAATGGCGACCGACGTTCACCGGCCGGTGA
- a CDS encoding ABC transporter substrate-binding protein: MRRRLAPALLLPLALSLSACGGSSSASTSTGGGTDGKGSLTLNVGDQKGGSEAILRAAGELDNLDYKIKWSTFTSGPPLLEAVNAKAVDIGGVGNTPPVFAAGANSRITVVAAWHGTSKGDALLVPNDSKLTKPAQLKGRSVAVAQGSSAHYQLVASLKDAGLTFGDVKVKYLQPADALAAFTSGKVDAWAVWDPYTSQVLKAKRGRVLATGDGITNGLTFQVAAPTALKDKKKSAAIQDYLERLRRAYTWVYSHEDEWAKVWAKETGLPEDVALAAVKRTYTTRIAVAVDKPLIASEQEIADTFTELKLIPGHVDFGGFTDPRFNGGLPPSTTTPRPSEGS, encoded by the coding sequence ATGCGACGACGTCTCGCACCCGCCCTGCTCCTCCCCCTGGCCCTGTCCCTCTCCGCCTGCGGCGGTAGCTCCTCGGCCAGCACCTCGACCGGTGGCGGGACCGACGGCAAGGGCTCCCTCACGCTCAACGTCGGTGACCAGAAGGGCGGTTCGGAGGCCATCCTGCGGGCCGCCGGAGAGCTCGACAACCTCGACTACAAGATCAAATGGTCAACGTTCACCTCGGGACCGCCCCTCCTGGAGGCCGTCAACGCCAAGGCCGTCGACATCGGCGGTGTCGGCAACACCCCGCCGGTCTTCGCGGCCGGTGCCAACTCCCGGATCACGGTCGTGGCCGCCTGGCACGGTACGTCCAAGGGCGACGCCCTCCTCGTACCGAACGACTCGAAGCTGACGAAGCCCGCACAGCTCAAGGGCAGGTCCGTCGCCGTGGCCCAGGGCTCGTCCGCGCACTACCAACTGGTCGCCTCCCTCAAGGACGCCGGGCTGACGTTCGGCGACGTCAAGGTCAAGTACCTCCAGCCGGCCGACGCGCTCGCCGCGTTCACCTCCGGCAAGGTCGACGCGTGGGCGGTGTGGGACCCGTACACCTCGCAGGTGCTCAAGGCTAAGCGGGGGCGCGTGCTGGCCACCGGTGACGGGATCACCAACGGCCTCACCTTCCAGGTGGCGGCGCCCACCGCGCTCAAGGACAAGAAGAAGTCAGCGGCCATCCAGGACTATCTGGAGCGGCTGCGGCGCGCCTACACATGGGTGTACTCGCACGAGGACGAGTGGGCGAAGGTCTGGGCGAAGGAGACCGGGCTGCCCGAGGACGTGGCGCTGGCCGCGGTGAAGCGCACGTACACCACCCGGATCGCGGTGGCCGTCGACAAGCCGCTCATCGCCTCCGAGCAGGAGATCGCCGACACCTTCACCGAGTTGAAGCTCATCCCCGGCCATGTCGACTTCGGCGGCTTCACCGACCCTCGGTTCAACGGCGGCCTTCCGCCGTCGACCACCACTCCCCGCCCCTCGGAAGGCTCGTGA
- a CDS encoding secondary thiamine-phosphate synthase enzyme YjbQ — MSDAFTTRVLNVASGSRERVVDLTHDCEAFLREAAAGRDGLLNVFVPHATAGIAIIETGAGSDDDLLAALHTLLPADDRWQHRHGIPGHGRDHVLPALVPPHATLPVISGRLELGTWQSVCLVDTNRDNPNRQVRLSFFG; from the coding sequence ATGTCCGATGCCTTCACCACCCGAGTACTGAACGTCGCCTCCGGCTCCCGCGAACGGGTCGTCGACCTCACCCATGACTGCGAGGCGTTCCTCCGCGAGGCAGCCGCCGGGCGGGACGGTCTCCTCAACGTCTTCGTCCCGCACGCCACGGCCGGCATCGCCATCATCGAAACGGGCGCCGGCAGCGACGACGACCTCCTCGCCGCCCTCCACACCCTCCTCCCCGCCGACGACCGCTGGCAGCACCGCCACGGCATCCCCGGCCACGGCCGCGACCACGTCCTCCCCGCCCTCGTCCCTCCCCACGCCACCCTGCCGGTCATCAGCGGGAGGCTGGAACTGGGGACCTGGCAGTCGGTGTGCCTGGTCGACACGAACAGGGACAATCCCAACCGTCAGGTCCGATTGAGCTTCTTCGGCTGA
- a CDS encoding terpene synthase family protein, with amino-acid sequence MAVFEMPDFHAPFLVECNPHLAMASRAMWEWIDTHDLATTEKARDRMRRTGADLSGAYVWPRAGLDMLTNGLRWLALTFRIDDQIDEDDVAERLEARVAAVDELCGVLHGLTASGRSPVARALATLWQETSQGRPVDWQNAFVRNFEAFLRSYATEAALSAQGHVPRLDDYLRWRMYSVGMPWLWDLDELRLPVFLPNSVRTCAPMVNLRRAGSLHVALVNDVFSVHRETIVGYQYNAVTIIRDAQQCSLQEAVDQVAALVTSQVHTVVEAGRELREDLDRQAVPPIARTATLDYAANITANLSGQLVWHSSVERYAVDDIQPTGRSGNYPDDLLPGE; translated from the coding sequence GTGGCCGTGTTCGAGATGCCCGACTTCCACGCCCCCTTCCTCGTTGAGTGCAATCCGCACCTGGCGATGGCGTCACGGGCGATGTGGGAGTGGATCGACACACATGACCTGGCGACTACAGAGAAGGCGCGCGACCGGATGCGGCGTACGGGCGCTGACCTGAGCGGGGCCTATGTGTGGCCTCGTGCCGGCCTCGACATGCTCACGAACGGACTGCGATGGCTTGCTCTGACCTTCAGGATTGACGACCAGATCGACGAGGACGACGTCGCGGAGCGATTGGAGGCCCGGGTAGCGGCCGTCGACGAGCTGTGCGGAGTCCTGCACGGCCTGACTGCCTCCGGACGATCGCCGGTCGCCCGGGCACTGGCGACCCTATGGCAGGAAACCTCCCAAGGGCGCCCTGTCGACTGGCAGAACGCCTTCGTCCGGAACTTCGAAGCGTTCCTGCGCTCCTACGCGACCGAAGCCGCCCTCAGCGCCCAGGGGCACGTCCCCCGCCTCGACGACTACCTTCGCTGGAGGATGTACTCCGTCGGCATGCCCTGGCTCTGGGACCTCGACGAACTACGCCTTCCCGTCTTCCTTCCCAACTCCGTACGGACCTGCGCCCCGATGGTCAATCTGCGCCGGGCCGGCTCCTTGCACGTCGCCTTGGTGAACGACGTCTTCTCCGTGCACCGGGAAACCATCGTCGGCTACCAGTACAACGCCGTCACCATCATCCGAGACGCACAACAGTGCTCCCTGCAGGAGGCAGTGGACCAGGTGGCGGCCCTCGTCACCAGCCAAGTACACACGGTGGTGGAGGCTGGGCGGGAACTCCGCGAAGACCTTGACCGGCAGGCCGTGCCGCCCATTGCCCGCACTGCCACACTCGACTACGCGGCCAACATCACCGCCAATCTGAGCGGGCAACTGGTATGGCACTCCTCGGTCGAACGGTATGCCGTTGACGACATCCAACCCACCGGCCGATCTGGGAACTACCCCGACGATCTCCTACCAGGGGAATAA
- a CDS encoding flavin-containing monooxygenase: MMSELATSIAQGEWQLTRVCVVGAGPGGIVTAKVLLENGFDVTVFDKYQQVGGIWSSGGCYDGLANQSALRIFEFADLPNRLHFASAADTQRYLENYAETFGVLDRVRPGTEVISIRPVDGPGRVGASGWSIDSRSAGDKAADVHRETFDYVVVATGAHHHAQLPELPGRELFSGTVLHSNEVRAGTFAGRRVVVVGGGKSALDLVTRAAREAASATLVQRKVNWMVPERFLLGLVGYKWILFTRLSEALLPRYHDPACIRPIDRIDERVKRALWWLITRDTLLSTGLYRLPRELRPAHALPFHLAHAGVMPRGYVRAVRRGLIAPRISAVEAYTDKGLRLATGEEVAADVIVFATGHHKVFPFLDPGVRVHDSAGRLRLYRGIVPPGADRLGFVGFRQVFNNVVGMELTAHWLTCHFRATLRTTPSEQEMREAIDARLAWQEQVLPGSGGYDFGPYDIHCADELLHDMGLPSHRAGNLLAEYLLPGGLAYRYAGLTRSGPAK, encoded by the coding sequence ATGATGAGCGAGCTGGCTACGTCGATCGCCCAAGGAGAGTGGCAGTTGACAAGAGTGTGCGTGGTCGGGGCCGGCCCCGGGGGAATCGTCACCGCCAAGGTACTGCTGGAGAACGGCTTCGACGTCACGGTTTTCGACAAGTACCAGCAGGTCGGCGGAATCTGGTCATCGGGAGGCTGCTACGACGGGCTGGCCAACCAGTCCGCGCTCCGCATCTTCGAGTTCGCGGACCTGCCCAACCGCTTGCACTTCGCCAGCGCGGCGGACACGCAACGCTACTTGGAGAACTACGCCGAGACCTTCGGCGTGCTGGACCGCGTTCGACCTGGCACCGAGGTGATCTCCATCCGGCCGGTGGACGGTCCTGGGCGGGTGGGCGCCTCCGGCTGGTCGATCGACTCTCGGTCCGCTGGGGACAAGGCGGCGGATGTTCATCGCGAAACATTCGACTACGTCGTTGTCGCCACCGGGGCTCATCATCATGCCCAGCTGCCCGAGTTGCCAGGGCGTGAATTGTTCAGCGGGACCGTGCTGCACTCCAACGAGGTGCGGGCGGGGACATTCGCCGGCCGCCGCGTGGTCGTCGTGGGCGGCGGCAAGTCCGCGTTGGACCTGGTCACCCGCGCCGCGCGCGAGGCGGCCTCGGCCACCCTCGTGCAGCGCAAGGTGAACTGGATGGTCCCCGAGCGGTTCCTGCTCGGTCTGGTCGGCTACAAGTGGATCCTGTTCACCCGGCTCAGTGAGGCACTCCTGCCCCGCTATCACGATCCGGCCTGCATCCGTCCGATCGACCGCATCGACGAGCGGGTCAAGCGAGCCCTGTGGTGGCTCATCACCCGCGACACGCTGTTGTCCACCGGGCTGTACCGGCTGCCGAGGGAGCTACGGCCTGCTCACGCGCTCCCCTTCCACCTGGCCCACGCGGGAGTGATGCCACGCGGCTACGTGCGGGCCGTCCGCCGCGGCCTGATCGCCCCCCGGATCAGTGCTGTCGAGGCGTACACCGACAAGGGGCTGCGACTGGCGACCGGCGAGGAAGTGGCGGCGGACGTCATCGTGTTCGCCACCGGGCACCACAAAGTCTTCCCGTTCCTGGATCCGGGAGTACGAGTGCACGACTCCGCGGGGCGGCTGCGGCTCTACCGAGGCATCGTGCCACCCGGCGCCGACCGGCTCGGGTTCGTCGGTTTCCGGCAGGTCTTCAACAACGTCGTGGGCATGGAACTCACCGCGCACTGGTTGACCTGCCATTTCCGCGCGACGCTGCGCACCACCCCGAGCGAGCAGGAGATGCGGGAGGCCATCGACGCTCGTCTGGCCTGGCAGGAGCAGGTGCTGCCGGGCTCCGGCGGCTACGACTTCGGCCCCTACGACATCCACTGCGCGGACGAACTCCTGCACGACATGGGATTGCCGTCCCACCGGGCCGGCAACCTACTGGCCGAATACCTGCTTCCCGGCGGACTCGCATATCGCTACGCGGGCCTGACTCGATCGGGTCCGGCGAAATGA
- a CDS encoding ABC transporter ATP-binding protein, whose protein sequence is MATDVHRPVTTKKARPATAATTHAPAPSSAPPHAVHVEGLTRSFDGRAVIDELRLDIRPGEFVALLGRSGCGKSTLLRILAGLDRDIEGTVLVPRRKAVAFQAPRLMPWKKVWRNVLLGLPGRPERALAEQALTEVGLEHRSGAWPKTLSGGEAQRASLARALVREPDLLLLDEPFGALDALTRIKAQRLVGELWQRRGCAVLLVTHDVEEAVLLADRVLVMDEGVIAYETEVDLDRPRDITDPRFAELRGRLLERLGVDTAAESA, encoded by the coding sequence ATGGCGACCGACGTTCACCGGCCGGTGACCACGAAGAAGGCCCGCCCGGCCACCGCCGCGACCACCCACGCCCCCGCTCCCTCCTCCGCGCCGCCCCACGCCGTGCACGTCGAGGGCCTCACCCGCTCCTTCGATGGCCGTGCCGTCATCGACGAACTCCGACTCGACATCCGGCCGGGCGAGTTCGTCGCCCTGCTCGGCCGCAGCGGCTGCGGCAAGTCGACCCTGCTGCGCATCCTCGCCGGGCTCGACCGCGACATCGAGGGCACGGTCCTGGTACCGCGCCGCAAGGCCGTCGCATTCCAGGCGCCGCGGCTGATGCCGTGGAAGAAGGTGTGGCGGAACGTCCTGCTCGGCCTGCCGGGCAGGCCCGAACGCGCCCTCGCCGAGCAGGCGCTCACGGAGGTCGGCCTGGAACATCGCTCCGGCGCCTGGCCGAAGACCCTGTCCGGCGGCGAGGCCCAACGGGCCTCCCTGGCCCGGGCGTTGGTCCGCGAGCCCGATCTGCTGCTGCTCGACGAACCGTTCGGCGCCCTCGACGCGCTCACCCGCATCAAGGCGCAGCGCCTGGTGGGCGAGTTGTGGCAGCGGCGCGGCTGCGCGGTGCTGCTCGTCACGCACGACGTCGAGGAGGCGGTGCTGCTCGCCGACCGCGTCCTGGTGATGGACGAGGGCGTGATCGCGTACGAGACCGAGGTCGACCTGGACCGGCCCCGCGACATCACCGACCCCCGGTTCGCCGAACTGCGCGGCCGGCTCCTCGAGCGGCTGGGTGTCGACACCGCTGCCGAATCCGCCTGA
- a CDS encoding putative leader peptide, which yields MLRSALLTSRGHIDLLRVASAACRRGC from the coding sequence ATGTTGCGTTCAGCCCTGCTCACTTCGCGCGGTCACATCGACCTGCTGCGGGTGGCCTCCGCCGCGTGTCGTCGCGGCTGCTGA
- a CDS encoding phosphotriesterase family protein has product MPVVETVLGPVAAHELGDVDAHEHVFLRTPVNPGDEFLDTEKAAAELLRVAASGIRTVVDLTPVGLGRRPGQLAEVSRTSGIHVVAATGFHRSAHYPAAHWARHADDATLLDVLLDDLRVGMDSHDWDFPRPAPSPHKAGIIKLGASYHRIDRHEERWFAAGAAAARSTGVVIAVHTEIGTAAHAALDLLDKHGVPAGRVLLAHTDRNPDPELHLDLIARGAHLVYDTIGRIKYRPDSVVLDLIERMAEAGKLGQICLGTDVGRKSSLSAYGGGPGMDVLGRDFVPRLRRRLGHRAVETVLRHAPQALLAREPSPT; this is encoded by the coding sequence TTGCCTGTCGTCGAGACCGTCCTGGGTCCTGTCGCCGCTCACGAACTCGGCGACGTGGATGCTCACGAGCACGTCTTTCTGCGCACCCCGGTCAACCCGGGCGACGAGTTCCTCGACACCGAGAAGGCGGCGGCCGAGCTCCTGCGTGTGGCGGCAAGCGGCATTCGTACCGTCGTCGACCTGACACCGGTCGGCCTCGGACGCCGGCCAGGCCAACTCGCCGAGGTCTCCCGCACGAGCGGGATCCACGTGGTCGCCGCGACCGGCTTCCACCGCAGCGCCCACTATCCGGCCGCCCACTGGGCGCGTCACGCCGACGACGCGACGCTCCTCGACGTACTCCTGGACGACCTTCGGGTGGGCATGGACAGTCACGACTGGGACTTTCCGCGCCCCGCACCCAGCCCTCACAAGGCCGGCATCATCAAACTCGGAGCCTCGTACCACCGGATCGACCGCCACGAGGAGCGCTGGTTCGCCGCGGGTGCGGCGGCGGCCCGAAGCACGGGAGTGGTCATAGCGGTGCACACCGAGATCGGGACCGCCGCGCACGCCGCCCTGGACCTCCTGGACAAGCACGGCGTCCCGGCCGGCCGGGTCCTGCTGGCCCACACCGACCGGAACCCCGATCCTGAGCTCCACCTCGACCTGATCGCCCGGGGCGCGCACCTCGTCTACGACACGATCGGACGCATCAAGTACCGGCCGGACTCCGTTGTCCTCGATCTCATCGAGCGCATGGCCGAGGCCGGCAAACTGGGCCAGATCTGCTTGGGGACCGACGTCGGCCGCAAGTCCTCGCTCAGCGCCTACGGTGGCGGGCCCGGCATGGACGTGCTCGGCAGGGACTTCGTCCCGCGGCTGCGTCGGCGTCTGGGCCACCGGGCGGTCGAGACCGTGCTGCGGCACGCCCCCCAGGCGCTGCTGGCCAGAGAGCCCTCCCCCACATGA
- a CDS encoding NF041680 family putative transposase translates to MSLLPDAGPGEAFAKASRFRDDLFDCPTAHGDELFELVDALLCADGPVKAPVDLTLVAEHRRGHGAMYEALNRGKVGVPRLRQVLAGLLMPQAGDGRLVLAVDISNWLRPDAPASPDRPFCHVYGRSGRSSDQMIPGRPYSFVAALEAGRTSWCRLLDAVRLGPEDGVAAVTAAQVRRVVEDLIDMGRWHFGDRDILIVFDAGYDAPRMSHLLAGLPMEVFGRMRSDRVMCKPIPVPWISPPQGGRPPKHGKEFRFAEPDTWGEPDAATVQVTDRYGTARAMARDRIHPRLTTRSVWIDHTGELPIIEGTLIRLEVDHLPGGSEPLPVWLWSSATGLSDEDVDVRWQAFLRRFDVEHTFRMIKQTLGWTRPKLRTPEAGDRWTWLIIAAHTQLRLLRRAAADLRHPWEKPAEPGRLTPARVRRGFRNHRPHLTCPARAPKPSRPGPGRPLGSKNRRLATRYDVGKTIKRPESITERNLLRP, encoded by the coding sequence GTGAGTCTGCTGCCTGATGCCGGTCCTGGGGAAGCGTTCGCGAAGGCGTCACGCTTCCGGGACGACTTATTCGACTGCCCGACCGCGCACGGGGACGAACTGTTCGAGCTTGTGGACGCGTTGCTGTGTGCCGACGGTCCGGTGAAGGCGCCGGTGGATCTGACGCTGGTGGCTGAGCACCGGCGCGGGCACGGCGCGATGTACGAGGCGTTGAACCGGGGGAAGGTGGGTGTGCCCCGGCTGCGGCAGGTGCTGGCCGGTCTGCTCATGCCGCAGGCCGGCGACGGGCGCCTGGTCCTCGCCGTCGACATCAGCAACTGGCTCCGCCCCGACGCGCCGGCCAGCCCGGACCGCCCGTTCTGCCACGTCTACGGCCGCAGCGGCCGCTCCAGCGATCAGATGATCCCGGGCCGACCGTACTCCTTCGTCGCCGCCCTGGAGGCGGGCCGCACGTCCTGGTGCCGACTGCTGGACGCGGTCCGCCTCGGTCCCGAGGACGGCGTCGCCGCGGTCACCGCCGCCCAGGTCCGACGAGTGGTCGAGGACCTCATCGACATGGGCCGCTGGCACTTCGGCGACCGCGACATCCTCATCGTCTTCGACGCCGGATACGACGCCCCGCGCATGTCCCACCTCCTGGCCGGTCTGCCGATGGAGGTCTTCGGCCGGATGCGTTCGGACCGGGTCATGTGCAAGCCGATCCCGGTCCCGTGGATCTCCCCGCCGCAGGGCGGGCGGCCCCCGAAGCACGGCAAGGAGTTCCGCTTCGCCGAGCCGGACACCTGGGGCGAGCCGGACGCGGCAACCGTGCAGGTCACCGACCGATATGGCACAGCCCGCGCGATGGCCCGGGACCGCATCCATCCTCGCCTGACCACCCGCTCCGTGTGGATCGACCACACCGGTGAACTCCCCATCATCGAGGGCACGTTGATCCGCCTGGAAGTCGACCACCTGCCCGGCGGCAGCGAACCGCTCCCGGTCTGGCTGTGGTCGTCCGCCACCGGCCTGAGCGACGAGGACGTCGACGTGCGCTGGCAGGCGTTCCTGAGGAGATTCGACGTGGAGCACACCTTCCGCATGATCAAACAGACCCTGGGATGGACCCGGCCGAAGCTCCGCACCCCGGAGGCCGGCGACCGCTGGACGTGGCTGATCATCGCCGCCCACACCCAACTGCGGCTCCTCCGCCGGGCCGCCGCCGACCTGCGTCACCCCTGGGAGAAACCCGCTGAGCCCGGCCGGCTCACCCCCGCCCGGGTCCGCCGCGGGTTCAGGAACCACCGCCCTCACCTCACCTGCCCCGCCCGTGCACCCAAACCCTCGCGGCCCGGGCCCGGACGGCCACTCGGCTCGAAGAACCGACGGCTCGCCACCCGCTACGACGTAGGCAAAACCATCAAACGACCCGAGAGCATCACCGAACGAAACCTACTCAGACCATAA
- a CDS encoding GntR family transcriptional regulator encodes MARRPMPRHEAVERHIRSRIAGLNPGDQIESDAELCDLFQVSRMTVRQATQRLVAEGVIYRISGVGTFVGEPQVHRQMGRLRSFTEEMALRGMTVSSTVLTSELRVGSQEEITALRLAPQSNVVHVRRLRLADDQPMAIENVVMPPSCAWLLSEDLARGSLHQALTDKGFTPTRATGTQIAAIATEDDAALLDLPIGAPIFVERRLITTTDGTPVELTESRYAGSRFVFHIELA; translated from the coding sequence GTGGCTCGGCGGCCCATGCCGCGACATGAAGCTGTCGAACGGCACATCCGCAGTCGGATCGCGGGGCTGAACCCCGGAGACCAGATCGAGTCCGACGCGGAACTGTGCGACCTGTTCCAGGTCAGCCGGATGACCGTCAGGCAGGCGACCCAGCGCCTGGTCGCCGAAGGCGTGATCTACCGGATCTCCGGCGTCGGCACCTTCGTCGGCGAACCACAGGTCCACCGCCAGATGGGCCGACTGCGCTCCTTCACCGAGGAGATGGCCCTGCGCGGCATGACCGTGTCGTCGACCGTCCTGACGAGTGAACTGCGCGTCGGCAGTCAGGAGGAGATCACCGCGCTCAGGCTCGCTCCCCAGTCGAACGTCGTGCACGTACGAAGGCTGCGGCTGGCCGACGACCAGCCGATGGCGATCGAGAACGTCGTCATGCCGCCGTCCTGCGCCTGGCTGTTGAGCGAGGATCTGGCCCGTGGTTCGCTCCACCAGGCACTCACCGACAAGGGCTTCACCCCCACGCGCGCGACCGGAACGCAGATAGCGGCCATCGCCACCGAAGACGACGCCGCCCTCCTGGACCTGCCCATCGGTGCGCCCATTTTTGTCGAGCGCCGACTGATCACCACCACCGACGGCACACCCGTCGAACTCACCGAATCCCGCTATGCGGGTTCCCGGTTCGTGTTCCACATCGAACTCGCCTAG